The sequence CTGGTTTCCAGCACGAACCCCATGTTACTGGAGGTGGTAAAGCAGCTGTAGAGCATCCATCCTTCAAATGGGTCAATATAATACTTGGTAACTTAAAAAATGCGCTCAAAGGTACTTATCATGCAATTAATCGCAAGCATGTTCCGCGGTACCTGGCAGAATTTCAGTACAGATTCAATCGCCGATATGATCTGCCGTCCATGATTCACAGACTGATTTATGTTGCTCTTAGGACTCCACCCATGCCATCAACCATGCTTTCTATGGCTGAAGCAGAGTGGTAATCAGATTCTTTTTTAAACTGATCGCTTTGCATAGACCTCTATATTTTATAAAATTATATCCGTTCAAACAAGGATGTGGCTCTTCCATAATCAGGAGTATACAAGGACCGCGGAATGGT is a genomic window of Desulforegula conservatrix Mb1Pa containing:
- a CDS encoding transposase produces the protein GFQHEPHVTGGGKAAVEHPSFKWVNIILGNLKNALKGTYHAINRKHVPRYLAEFQYRFNRRYDLPSMIHRLIYVALRTPPMPSTMLSMAEAEW